The sequence CAAGATCCGTTGGATTCTTGAAAATGTGCCTGATGTTAGGGAAGATGCCGAATTGGGTAAAGCGCTTTTTGGGACTATTGATACATATCTAATTTGGCTTCTTACAGGTGGGGTAAATGGAGGCAAACACATAACAGATGTTACAAATGCTTCAAGAACTATGCTTCTAAACCTTGAAAAACTTAATTGGGATGAGGAGATTCTTAAAGAACTTAGAATACCAGGGCAAATGCTTCCAGAAATTAGACCATCCTCAGATCCGTCACTATTTGGTTTTACTAAACTTGATTTTCTTAATTGCGAAATACCAATAGGTGGGGCTCTTGGTGACCAGCAGGCTGCACTTGTTGGCCAAACCTGTTTTGATACGGGTGAAGCAAAGAATACCTATGGAACAGGTTGCTTCCTTCTTTTAAACACTGGAAAGAATATTGTTAGAAGTAAAAGTGGACTTCTTACAACTGTTGGCTATAAGTTTGGCAATGATTTGCCAGTTTATGCGCTTGAAGGGTCGATTGCAATTACAGGAGCACTTGTTCAGTGGCTTCGGGACAACCTTAGAATTATAAATAAGTCGAGTGAAATTGAAGAACTTGCAAGAACTGTTGAAGATAATGGTGGAGTTTATTTTGTCCCTGCATTCTCTGGTCTTTTTGCGCCTTACTGGCGAACCGATGCGCGTGGAGTAATTGTTGGGCTTACAAGGTTTGCAAATAGCGGTCATATTGCAAGAGCAGCATTAGAGGCAACTGCATACCAGACAAAAGATGTAATTCGGGCAATGGAAAACGACTCAGGAATTAAACTTGAAGTGCTTAAGGTTGATGGCGGAATGGTTGTAAACGAACTTCTAATGCAATTCCAATCGGATATTCTTGATGTGCCTGTGGTAAGGCCAAAGGTTATTGAAACAACTGCGCTTGGTGCATCCTACGCAGCAGGGCTTGCTGTTAAGTTTTTTGATTCGATTGAAGACCTTAAGAAAAACTGGGCAGTAGATAAAATTTGGAAGCCTAAAATGGACGAGGCTAAAAGAGAAAAGTTATACAGAAACTGGCTAAAGGCGGTTGAGAAATCCTTTAACCTTGCAGAAGATTAGTGCGGAGGTACTATGGAAAAATTTGATGTTATTGTAATTGGTGCAGGCGTTACGGGCGCAATGATTGCAAGAGAACTTTCAAGATTTGAATTATCCGTTGCAGTTATCGAAAAAGAGTCAGATGTATGCATGGGGACAACTTCCGCAAACACAGCAATAGTCCATGCAGGGTATGATCCTGTGCCAGGCACCCTTAAGGCTGAATTAAATGTGAGAGGGAATAAACTCTGGGATCAAGTTGCTTTTGAACTTGGCATACCTTTTAAGAGGACCGGGGATTATGTTGTTGCAGTAGGTGATGAGGAGTTTAAAAAACTTGAGGCGCTTTTTGAAAGAGGCAAGAAAAATGGTGTTCTTGGTCTTGAGATATTGAGTAAAGACAAGACGCTTTCGAAACTTCCATATCTTAACAGAGATGTAAGCGGTGCTATTTTTGCACCTACTGGTGGTATTGTTGACCCATTCCAGGCTGCACTTGCACCAATGGAAAACGCAGTTGTAAATGGCGTCCATCTTTATCTTGAAACCTCTTTTATTGATTTTATTTTTGAGGGTAATAAGATAATCGGTATCAAGACAAATAAAGGCGAATTTTTATCAAATTGGGTAATTAACGCAGCAGGTCTTTATTCGGATGTTATTATGCATAAGGCAAATATCCACCCTGAATTTAAGATTACGCCAAGAAAGGGAGAGTATTACATATTTGATAGAAATGAATTTGCAATTCCTGATGTTCTTTTTCCGGTGCCAACAGAATTTAGCAAAGGAATTATGATTACAACAACGGTCCATGGCAACACTATTATCGGACCAAACTCCCATGAGGTTGATGACAAAGAAGATACTTCAAATACAAGGGAAGGACTTGAAGAAGTTTATAAAGGTGCTTCAAAACTTGTTCCCGAGATTAATCTAAGACACGCTATTGCAATTTTTGCCGGGTTACGAGCAACAGGCAATGCAAGAACTCCAAATCCAAACATAGATTATCATCACGATTTCCTTATCGAAGCGCATCCTCAATTAGGGCTTTTAAATGTGGCAGGAATAGAATCACCCGGGCTTGCATCTGCTCCTGCAATTGCTGAAAGAGTTGTAGAACTCTTAAAGGATTCAGGACTTGAACTTAAGGAAAAGAAAGACTTTAATCCAATAAGAAAACCAAGGAAAAGGTTTAGAGATATGAGTAATGAAGAAAGAGCGCAACTTGTAAAAGAAAATCCTCTTTACGGTAGGGTTATCTGCCGTTGTGAATATGTTACCGAAGGTGAGATTGTTGAGGAAATTCATTCGCCAATCCCAGCAAAAACATACGATGCTATTAAGAGAAGAACCTGGCTTGGAACAGGCAGATGTCAAGGTGCGTTTGATACGCCAAGAGTAGTTGAAATTCTTTCAAGAGAATTGGGTATTTCTCCACTTGAGGTAACGAAAAAAGGAAGTGGCTCTTACTTTCTTTTGAGGAAGACTAAAGAGGTGGAAAATGGATAAGTATGATGTTGTTGTGATAGGCGCAGGGCCCGGAGGGCTTGCAGCAGCAATTTCTGCAAAAAAAGAAGGAGCAGAGTCTGTTCTCATAATTGAAAGGGATAAAGAACCTGGTGGCATTCTTAATCAATGTATACATAACGGATTTGGCGTCGAAATATTTAAGGAAGATTTACCAGGTCCATCATACGCAGAAAGGTTTATAAATGAAGCAGAATCACTGGGTATAGAGTTCATGCTTGACTCTATGGTTTTGGAGATAACGTCGCAAAAGAAGATATATACTACAAGCAAGTGGTATGGCTTTAAAGAAATAGAAGCAACTGCAATTGTGCTTGCAATGGGTGCAAGAGAAAGGACACGTGCTCAAATTAGAATTCCTGGTTTTAGACCTGCTGGTGTTTATACTGCTGGTACTGCCCAGCGCTTTGTAAATATTGAAGGTTTTATGCCAGGGAAAAGATTTGTGATCCTTGGTTCAGGCGATATTGGAATGATTATGGCTCGACGTTTAACGCTTGAAGGAGCAAAAGTTGAGAGAGTACTTGAAATAATGCCTTTCTTAACGGGACTTACGAGAAATTATGTCCAATGCCTTCAGGATTTTAATATTCCACTTCAATTGAGCCACACCGTTAATCGGATACTGGGAAAAAATAGAGTTGAAGCAATTGAGTCAGTTCAGGTTGACGAGAACTTTAACCCTATCAAGGGGACGGAAGAGATAATTCCTGCAGATACATTGCTTCTGTCTGTAGGGCTTATTCCAGAAAATGAGCTTTCAAGGAAAGTTGGTGTGAAAATGGACTCATTGATTCAGGGCCCGTTTGTTGACGAGGAGATGCAAACTTCAATTCCTGGGATTTTTGCTGCTGGGAATGTTGTACATATTTTTGACCTTGTAGACTGGGTAACTGAGGCTGGATTTAATGCAGGAAAAGGTGCCGCACGTTTTGTAAAGGAAGCTAAAGAGAAGAGCGACCTTGTGAAACTTGTCCCGGGTAATAACATACATCATATTGTGCCTCAGTATCTTAAAAAGGATGCATTACAAAATGGACCTATAAAACTTATGATGCGAGTCATAAAGCCACTGGAAGAAAAAGTATGGGTTGAGTTAAGCGATGGCAAAAATCTCATCACAAGAAAACTTGAGCGCTATGTAAGACCTGGTGAAATGGTAATATTAACTGTCCCTCAAAAAGCATACGATGATGTTAAGAAAGCAAAAGAACTTATTGTAAGCATTGAGAAATTCGGGGGTTAGACATGGAAACAGGAAAATTTACATGCCTTGGTTGTCCGGTTGGATGCTCTTTAACGGTTTATATAGAGAACGGTGAGGTTGTAAAAGTTGAAGGTAATCAGTGCAACATAGGAATAGACTTTGCTAAGCAAGAGGTGAAGGACCCAAGAAGAAAGGTTACAACAACTGTAAAGATAAGGAATGGAGTACATCCACTGCTTCCTGTTTATACAGACAAGCCATTTCCTAAAGGAATGATAATGGAATTGGTTAAAGAACTTAGAAAGATCGAAGTTGAAGCGCCTGTGAAAATGGGTGATATAATCCTCGAAAATGCGTTAGGAACGGATGTCAATATAAGGGCAAGCAGGAGCATAAAAAGAAATGGATAGGGTTGTTTTAGTTACAGGGGCATCCTCTGGTTTTGGGCGTGAGATTTTTAATTACCTTAAAGGAAAAGGTATAACTGCGTATGGTGTTGCAAGAAGCCTTGAGGACTCGGAGGATTTAAAGACATTTAAACTTGATGTAACTGATTTTGAAAAAGCAAAAGAAGTTGTAAAAAGAATTGTTGATATCAATGGTCGTATCGATGCGCTTGTAAATGTTGCGGGGTTTGGCATATCAGGAGCGGTGGAGGATACGCCAATCGATGCAATAAGAAGGCAAATGGATGTAAATTTTTTGGGGACAGTCAATATGGTTAAGGCAGTGCTTCCTCATATGAGGGAGAGGCATTCAGGGACAATAGTAAACTTTAGTTCTATTGCAGGACTTATAGGGCTTCCTTACCAGGCATTTTACTCTTCCTCTAAATTTGCAGTTGAAGGGTTTTCTGAAGCGCTTAGAATGGAAGTGGATCAATTTGGGATTAAAGTTGTTGTAATTGAGCCTGGTGACTTTAAAACAGGATTTACCGGCAAAAGAGAAAAATATACCGAAAGTACCTCTCCTTATTATGAAAAATTTACGAGGGCAATTTCAAAGATGGAGCACGATGAAACTGAAGGCGAAGATCCAGGCATTGTTGCTCCCCTTGTGTATAAAATTATTGAATCAAGACATCCTAAAGAAAAGTATGTTGTAGGACCGCTTTTTGAAAAACTATTTGTTAGCTTGCGCAAAGTCCTTCCAGATTCCTTTATGCATGCTATTTTCAAAATGTATTACGGTTTGTGATTAATTGATGCCTCTATGAATTTTACAAATAGTGGGTGAGGGTTAAGAGGTCTCGACTTAAACTCCGGATGTGCCTGAGTTCCTATAAAGAAGGGATGGTTTTCAATTTCAGCAAATTCTACAAGTTTTTCATCAGGTGATGTCCCTGACACAACAAACCCATTTGAGGTGAGTATTGGCAAAAATTCGTTATTTACTTCATACCTGTGTCTGTGTCTCTCCGAAATTTCTCTTGTTCCGTAAATACGATGTGCAAGGCTTCCCTCTTTTAAGATAGCCTTTTGTGCGCCAAGCCTCATTGTTCCTCCGAGCGCCTTTAAGTCTTTTTGATTTTCCATTATATCAATAACAGGATATGGTGTTTCAGGATCGAATTCCTTCGAATTTGCACCTTTAAGTCCACATACATTTCTTGCAAATTCAACTGTCATGAGTTGCATCCCAAGACAAATCCCCAAAAATGGTATGTGATTAACCCTTGCATAATTTATTGCGTTAATCATTCCCTCGATACCTCTTGTGCCAAAGCCACCAGGGACAAGTATGCCGTTTAGATTGTTTTCCTTAAGGACATTCCTGTAATTTTCGTTTTCGAGTTCTTCAGAATTTATCCAGACAAGTTCAAGTTTTGCCCTGTTTTCAGTTGCCCCATGTTTTAAAGCCTCGATAAGGCTTTTATAGGCGTCTTTTAGTTCAACATATTTGCCTACGATGCCAATTCTAACAGTTCTTTCGGGCTTCTCCATTTTGTCCAAGAATTCAATATACTTTTCTATGTTTAGTTTATTTTCGGGAAGCCCTAAAGTTTCAAGCACCCTCTTTGAAAATCCCTGGCTTTCAAGAAGTATCGGAATCTTGTATATGTTGTCTGTGTCAACCGCCTCTAATACATTCTCAACTTTTACATCTGTAAAAAGCGAAAGTTTTTTCTTTTATAGATCTACTTATATGGACTTCGCTTCTTACCAAAAGTAAATCGGGCTGGATACCTAACTTCTTAACTCCTTTACACTGTGCTGAGTTAGCTTTGTCTTCACTTCAGAAGTTGCCCTGAGATATGGCAGAAGCGAAACATGGATATAAGAAACATTTTCTTTGCCAAGGTCAATTTTCATCTGTCTTGCTGCCTCTAAAAATGGCTGGGATTCTATATCTCCAACTGTTCCACCAATTTCAACGATTAGTATGTCGCAAGACTCACCGAGTTTTTTAAGGCTATCCTTTATCTCATTTGTTATATGGGGTATTACCTGCACAGTCTTCCCAAGGTATTTGCCTTCCCGCTCTTTTGTTAGGACTGAATAGTATATCTTTCCTGTTGTAATGCTATTATCCTTTGTGAGGTTCTTGTTGAGGAATCTCTCGTAGTTTCCTATATCAAGGTCTGTTTCTCCACCATCCTCTGTCACAAAGACTTCTCCATGTTCATAAGGAGACATCGTCCCTGCATCAATCTGCAAATATGGGTCAATTTTTGCAATATTCACGCAGTAGCCCCTGCTTTCAAGAAGCATTCCAAGTGATGAAGCAACAAGACCTTTTCCTAATGATGAAATAACTCCACCCGTAATAAACACAACTTTCATATGCTCACCTCATATCCAAGTGATTTGAGTCTTACTTGAACGGCTTTTTCACTCACCAAGAAGAAATCAGATATTTTTCTTATGGCA is a genomic window of Caldisericum sp. containing:
- the glpK gene encoding glycerol kinase GlpK, producing MEKKYIGAIDQGTTSTRFIIFDKSGTPISSSQVEHRQIFPKPGWVEHDPIEIWENTKYVIRNAIEKANISPCEIAAIGITNQRETTVVWNKETGKPYYNAIVWQDTRTKDDVDRLISGGYNDWFRIKTGLPISTYFSLLKIRWILENVPDVREDAELGKALFGTIDTYLIWLLTGGVNGGKHITDVTNASRTMLLNLEKLNWDEEILKELRIPGQMLPEIRPSSDPSLFGFTKLDFLNCEIPIGGALGDQQAALVGQTCFDTGEAKNTYGTGCFLLLNTGKNIVRSKSGLLTTVGYKFGNDLPVYALEGSIAITGALVQWLRDNLRIINKSSEIEELARTVEDNGGVYFVPAFSGLFAPYWRTDARGVIVGLTRFANSGHIARAALEATAYQTKDVIRAMENDSGIKLEVLKVDGGMVVNELLMQFQSDILDVPVVRPKVIETTALGASYAAGLAVKFFDSIEDLKKNWAVDKIWKPKMDEAKREKLYRNWLKAVEKSFNLAED
- a CDS encoding FAD-dependent oxidoreductase produces the protein MDKYDVVVIGAGPGGLAAAISAKKEGAESVLIIERDKEPGGILNQCIHNGFGVEIFKEDLPGPSYAERFINEAESLGIEFMLDSMVLEITSQKKIYTTSKWYGFKEIEATAIVLAMGARERTRAQIRIPGFRPAGVYTAGTAQRFVNIEGFMPGKRFVILGSGDIGMIMARRLTLEGAKVERVLEIMPFLTGLTRNYVQCLQDFNIPLQLSHTVNRILGKNRVEAIESVQVDENFNPIKGTEEIIPADTLLLSVGLIPENELSRKVGVKMDSLIQGPFVDEEMQTSIPGIFAAGNVVHIFDLVDWVTEAGFNAGKGAARFVKEAKEKSDLVKLVPGNNIHHIVPQYLKKDALQNGPIKLMMRVIKPLEEKVWVELSDGKNLITRKLERYVRPGEMVILTVPQKAYDDVKKAKELIVSIEKFGG
- a CDS encoding DUF1667 domain-containing protein, whose protein sequence is METGKFTCLGCPVGCSLTVYIENGEVVKVEGNQCNIGIDFAKQEVKDPRRKVTTTVKIRNGVHPLLPVYTDKPFPKGMIMELVKELRKIEVEAPVKMGDIILENALGTDVNIRASRSIKRNG
- a CDS encoding SDR family oxidoreductase, whose product is MDRVVLVTGASSGFGREIFNYLKGKGITAYGVARSLEDSEDLKTFKLDVTDFEKAKEVVKRIVDINGRIDALVNVAGFGISGAVEDTPIDAIRRQMDVNFLGTVNMVKAVLPHMRERHSGTIVNFSSIAGLIGLPYQAFYSSSKFAVEGFSEALRMEVDQFGIKVVVIEPGDFKTGFTGKREKYTESTSPYYEKFTRAISKMEHDETEGEDPGIVAPLVYKIIESRHPKEKYVVGPLFEKLFVSLRKVLPDSFMHAIFKMYYGL
- a CDS encoding NAD(P)/FAD-dependent oxidoreductase gives rise to the protein MEKFDVIVIGAGVTGAMIARELSRFELSVAVIEKESDVCMGTTSANTAIVHAGYDPVPGTLKAELNVRGNKLWDQVAFELGIPFKRTGDYVVAVGDEEFKKLEALFERGKKNGVLGLEILSKDKTLSKLPYLNRDVSGAIFAPTGGIVDPFQAALAPMENAVVNGVHLYLETSFIDFIFEGNKIIGIKTNKGEFLSNWVINAAGLYSDVIMHKANIHPEFKITPRKGEYYIFDRNEFAIPDVLFPVPTEFSKGIMITTTVHGNTIIGPNSHEVDDKEDTSNTREGLEEVYKGASKLVPEINLRHAIAIFAGLRATGNARTPNPNIDYHHDFLIEAHPQLGLLNVAGIESPGLASAPAIAERVVELLKDSGLELKEKKDFNPIRKPRKRFRDMSNEERAQLVKENPLYGRVICRCEYVTEGEIVEEIHSPIPAKTYDAIKRRTWLGTGRCQGAFDTPRVVEILSRELGISPLEVTKKGSGSYFLLRKTKEVENG